The window ATCATTTTCATCCGCATCAATCACAAATGTTCATCTTTAGCTTTCACATCCGTtggcatctttttcttttttttccatttgcAGCCTCGCAGCTTTCTTGCCAAAAGTTTTCTCCTCATCTGTCCACCCGTCCATCAATGCATTCATAAATACAGAATCCATTCCACCTTTCCATCAACATCGGCAATAAAGCATTTGTACCATACAAACACACAAAGCTAGATTCAATTCGGGGCCAAGCCCAATACATCTCCGTGGGTTTAATGCAGCCTTCGCTCCATACGTCCCGTATCTCTTCTCAGCATCCATTCTCTCTCCTGCAAACTCTGTCAAACATAAAGCAAGGTATAGGTTCCGACCCGTCGTCTctcaacaaaagaaaaaaaaatgaattgTAGAAACAATAACATAAGCACAAATGGCTCGGTAGACCGATATACATCCGACTCAGGGACTCATCCACAACGGGTGTCGTCTCCCTTTCCCAAACGCCCTTTCCGAGGCTTGGCCAATCAAAACGTATCTGAGTAAAACAATCATATAAATGCCATGCTTGAGGGGGGCATTTCTTCATCCGCAGCTTTCGATAGAGCAGGACAACATGAGCTTAATGctgagtgaaaaaaaaaaaaaaaaagtcagaTAGCAGAATAGGTAGATAAAGGCCGTCAGCCGGCCTATAATTTTCATGCATCGTCCAGTCCACGTGAGTCAACTTGCATCTGCATGAGAAACATATTCCCAGCTGGTTGAGGCGGGTATCAGTGGTAAGTGGTGGCAAGCGGCTCATCAAATCATGATAATATCTACTCCACAGCTGGTAAAGAagagtagaaaaaaaaatatagacaTTGAAGAATTAATGGGCTTCAAAATGCAACTATGCCACTTCCACGAACAGCATAAGCTTCTCGTTTCGCTCAAGGGCATAGTCGAGATCGGCATCATTCGACAGACGGGGCTTCTCTCCCGTCGACTCGTCCTTGTAAAACAGCTGGACCTGTTCTGAGGGCGATACCTTGAGGCGGTCTTGAATCTTGTCACAGAGCTGCTGGTACTGGATGTCTGTGGGAACTCGGATAGCAATGAGATCGCCATTGTAGGATATCTTGATCTTCATTACTGCTCCAGGCTGgccctgttgctgctgcggctgctgtaCATGTTGCTGTTGCATAACTAGTCGTGGCGTTAATATTCGCATAGATGATCAATAGTCAGGGGCACAGAATTCTATAGACTTGCTTACCTTGCTGTGGGTTGCTCACTTGGCGGGGTGTAGCTGAGAGACCAGAGTATCCGTTGCCACTCAGGTTGTTTCGCGATGACTGTCGCGAATCAGGGTTAGCATGTGACCCGGAGGATTGAGAGCCTTGGGACAGTCGGTATTCCTCGTCAATCGTGGAAGGGTCCATCTCATAGTCGCCTTCTCTGGGGGCGAAGAACTGCTTGACAAGCGTGCAACGAGCAATGTAAGGGGGTTGGTTAAGTAGGTTCTTGACGTATGCATCTAGATTATGCAGTCTTCCCTCTGTGATGGCATCCGTCACATAGCTGACGGGGCCAGGCATGTAAGGGAGTGTTCGCTTCTGGGTGCCGGTATTACCAGCCTCAGCGGGGAATTCAGTCAGAAGGGCAATCTGGAAGTCATAAAAGTCCTCATAGTACCTGGACAATTCCCAGTGTCGCCCATCCTCGAGCTGTGTTTCAATGACAAACCAGTACTTGTCCTCTGCAAAGCAATAGCGAGGTATCCGGGCAGAGATGGGTGCATAGAGTTCCGTTGTCGCGCTCGATACAAATTCGTTCTGTTGGGGGAGAGCAGCAGGCTGAGAGGGCATGCTTTGAGCGGGCTATTGGGGGGGATTCTATTAACGCCTGATCGAAGGGCAAAGCCGACCAAAGTGGCAGACAGCAAGAGAATAAGGGAGTTGCAGTGGAAGCGAACAGGACGGATAGACGGAGGGATTATATGAGCATGTTCAGATGGTAAGATGAGCGCAAGGgtgggaagaggagaatggcGAGTTAAGCAAACAGGTAAA is drawn from Trichoderma asperellum chromosome 4, complete sequence and contains these coding sequences:
- a CDS encoding uncharacterized protein (BUSCO:EOG092D1CL2); the protein is MGLVQALRRSMKGDKEKQHSISITPKAAVAIVPPKKVIRALYDYEARSTQELSFSKGDFFHVIGREDDPDWYEACNPALPDARGLVPVAFFQALGKTERDSQQSDGGRPPTANKNPDHDSGYGEVHSPPGTAGAPGSQRASKAKQGAMVYGVVMYDFNAERSDELEAKAGEAIIVIAQSNPEWFVAKPIGRLGGPGLIPVSFIELRDMGTGKAIENPDAAIRQAGVPKVEEWKKMATAYKNSSITLGKFEGGGPSQPLEQSMERMSIQPGPQPAQSMPSQPAALPQQNEFVSSATTELYAPISARIPRYCFAEDKYWFVIETQLEDGRHWELSRYYEDFYDFQIALLTEFPAEAGNTGTQKRTLPYMPGPVSYVTDAITEGRLHNLDAYVKNLLNQPPYIARCTLVKQFFAPREGDYEMDPSTIDEEYRLSQGSQSSGSHANPDSRQSSRNNLSGNGYSGLSATPRQVSNPQQVMQQQHVQQPQQQQGQPGAVMKIKISYNGDLIAIRVPTDIQYQQLCDKIQDRLKVSPSEQVQLFYKDESTGEKPRLSNDADLDYALERNEKLMLFVEVA
- a CDS encoding uncharacterized protein (BUSCO:EOG092D1CL2) → MTLSRANSLPSFPLFLFPLELRLQYGFFITSFKKKKSSLVFPSCYSIVVETFPLTLSTQVIRALYDYEARSTQELSFSKGDFFHVIGREDDPDWYEACNPALPDARGLVPVAFFQALGKTERDSQQSDGGRPPTANKNPDHDSGYGEVHSPPGTAGAPGSQRASKAKQGAMVYGVVMYDFNAERSDELEAKAGEAIIVIAQSNPEWFVAKPIGRLGGPGLIPVSFIELRDMGTGKAIENPDAAIRQAGVPKVEEWKKMATAYKNSSITLGKFEGGGPSQPLEQSMERMSIQPGPQPAQSMPSQPAALPQQNEFVSSATTELYAPISARIPRYCFAEDKYWFVIETQLEDGRHWELSRYYEDFYDFQIALLTEFPAEAGNTGTQKRTLPYMPGPVSYVTDAITEGRLHNLDAYVKNLLNQPPYIARCTLVKQFFAPREGDYEMDPSTIDEEYRLSQGSQSSGSHANPDSRQSSRNNLSGNGYSGLSATPRQVSNPQQVMQQQHVQQPQQQQGQPGAVMKIKISYNGDLIAIRVPTDIQYQQLCDKIQDRLKVSPSEQVQLFYKDESTGEKPRLSNDADLDYALERNEKLMLFVEVA